The Streptomyces vinaceus genome contains the following window.
CGGTGACGCTTCGCCCACCGAACTGCGTATGGGGACGGGTTCCAGACCGCGGGCGCCGGGTCGCGATCAGCGACCTCCGATACCGCCACAGCGGCACCCGCATTTCGATCCGGCAGGGGGCAGCCTCGCCGTCGCGCAGCGCATGATGCGCCTCTACGGCCCCCCTCTGAACATGGTTGTCTCCGCGGGGGAAGCGCGCGAGGCCCGGCCGTGGTTTCCAGAGACCGGATGCCTCAGATCCCTTTGCTGGTCCGCGACGGCCGCCCAAGCCCCCTTCGCGTTTCGGTCGCCTGCTGCCCGCCTGTGCAGGCGGGTGGGGGTTCATCCGGCATGCGAACGCCATCGGCCTGCGCCGGCGAGGCTGCGGCTTCGGTAGCGGGTGAACGAGGCGGCCAACTGGGATACCGTCTCCCTTGCCCTCACGCGCTCTTGGGCCCCGGGGCGGGCCGCATCCTCACGGGCGGTGGGGAAGAGGACGTTACTTCGGTGGAAGGGCGGCGGCGGCCCTGCGGCCCAGTTGCAGCCAACTGTTCAGGACGTGGTCGTCGAGGACTTCTCCTGCCACGGTGACCCAGCCTTTCGAGATCCGGCCGCGGACCTCGAAAGGCCGCGCGCCGGGCTGAGCGAGAGCCTGTTCGGTGTCGTCTGGGGCGACGCGTACCAGCAGCTCGTCGCCGACCACACCGACCACCGTGTTGCCCTGCACGGTGAAGACGAGTCCGCCGAACATCTTCTTCACAGTAGTTTCCTCGGTCTGCTCCAGCAGTTCCCGGACCCGTTCCGCCAGCACTTCGTCGTAAGCCACGGCCGCACGTTACCCAGGCGCCGTCGCGCCTGCCCGCCAACCCCACCACAAGCGATATGGGACATCTCCTGTCCTATTTGCTGATTATGGTCGTCTTCGGCGAACGCAACCGCCCCACGCACCGCACCGTAGGAGAAGACCATGATCGACACTGATGCCGGCAGCGCCGTGAGCGGGAAGGATCTGTCGTATGCGATCTGGGCCCAGGACGGGGGCGAGCTCGCGAACTTCTACGCCGCCGCCCTGGGCGCGCAGGTCGCCGAGCCGTACCGTGAGGAGCACGGCCGCCCGGCGGC
Protein-coding sequences here:
- a CDS encoding TfoX/Sxy family protein encodes the protein MAYDEVLAERVRELLEQTEETTVKKMFGGLVFTVQGNTVVGVVGDELLVRVAPDDTEQALAQPGARPFEVRGRISKGWVTVAGEVLDDHVLNSWLQLGRRAAAALPPK